The Macaca thibetana thibetana isolate TM-01 chromosome 11, ASM2454274v1, whole genome shotgun sequence genome window below encodes:
- the BICDL1 gene encoding BICD family-like cargo adapter 1 isoform X2 produces MAAVGVSRVSRLLGRSGPQLGRPVSSGAHGEEGSARMWKTLTFFVALPGVAVSMLNVYLKSHHGEHERSEFIAYPHLRIRTKPFPWGDGNHTLFHNPHVNPLPTGYEDE; encoded by the exons ATGGCGGCAGTTGGTGTGTCACGGGTTTCTCGGCTGCTGGGTCGGTCCGGCCCACAGCTGGGGCGGCCTGTGTCGAGTGGCGCCCATGGCGAAGAGGGCTCAG CTCGCATGTGGAAGACCCTCACCTTTTTCGTCGCGCTCCCCGGGGTGGCAGTCAGCATGCTGAATGTGTACCTGAAGTCGCACCACGGAGAGCACGAGAGATCCGAGTTCATCGCCTACCCCCATCTCCGCATCAGGACCAAG CCGTTTCCCTGGGGAGATGGTAACCATACTCTATTCCATAACCCTCATGTGAATCCACTTCCAACTGGCTACGAAGATGAATAA
- the TRIAP1 gene encoding TP53-regulated inhibitor of apoptosis 1: MNSVGEACTDMKREYDQCFNRWFAEKFLKGDSSGDPCTDLFKRYQQCVQKAIKEKEIPIEGLEFMGHGKEKSENSS, translated from the exons ATGAACAGTGTGGGGGAGGCATGCACGGACATGAAGCGCGAATACGACCAGTGCTTCAATCGCTGGTTCGCCGAGAAGTTTCTCAAGGGGGACAGCTCCGGGGACCCGTGCACCGACCTCTTCAAGCGCTACCAGCAGTGTGTTCAG AAAgcaataaaggagaaagagattCCTATTGAAGGATTGGAATTCATGGGCCATGGCAAAGAAAAGTCTGAAAATTCTTCTTGA
- the GATC gene encoding glutamyl-tRNA(Gln) amidotransferase subunit C, mitochondrial, translated as MWSRLVWLGLRAPLGGRQGFTSKADPQGSGRITAQVIEHLERLALVDFGSCEAVARLEKAIAFADRLRAVDTDGVEPMESVLEDRCLYLRSDNVVEGNCADELLQNSHRVVEEYFVAPPGNISLPKLDEQEPFPHS; from the exons atgtggTCGCGGTTGGTGTGGCTGGGCCTTCGGGCCCCTCTGGGCGGGCGCCAGGGCTTCACGTCCAAGGCGGATCCTCAG ggcagtggccggatcacgGCCCAGGTGATCGAGCACCTGGAGCGTCTAGCGCTTGTGGACTTCGGCAGCTGCGAGGCAGTGGCGCGACTGGAGAAAGCTATCGCCTTCGCCGACCGGCTACGTGCGGTGGACACTGACGGGGTGGAGCCCATGGAGTCGGTCCTGGAGGACAG atgtctatacCTGAGATCCGACAATGTGGTAGAAGGCAATTGTGCTGATGAATTACTACAAAACTCCCATCGAGTCGTGGAGGAGTATTTTGTGGCCCCCCCAG GTAATATCTCTTTGCCAAAGCTGGATGAACAAGAGCCATTCCCACACAGCTGA
- the SRSF9 gene encoding serine/arginine-rich splicing factor 9 produces the protein MSGWADERGGEGDGRIYVGNLPTDVREKDLEDLFYKYGRIREIELKNRHGLVPFAFVRFEDPRDAEDAIYGRNGYDYGQCRLRVEFPRTYGGRGGWPRGGRNGPPTRRSDFRVLVSGLPPSGSWQDLKDHMREAGDVCYADVQKDGVGMVEYLRKEDMEYALRKLDDTKFRSHEGETSYIRVYPERSTSYGYSRSRSGSRGRDSPYQSRGSPHYFSPFRPY, from the exons ATGTCGGGCTGGGCGGACGAGCGCGGCGGCGAGGGCGACGGGCGCATCTACGTGGGGAACCTTCCGACCGACGTGCGCGAGAAGGACCTGGAGGACCTGTTCTACAAGTACGGCCGCATCCGCGAGATCGAGCTCAAGAACCGGCACGGCCTCGTGCCCTTCGCCTTCGTGCGCTTCGAAGACCCCCG agatgcaGAGGATGCTATTTATGGAAGAAATGGTTATGATTATGGCCAGTGTCGGCTTCGTGTGGAGTTCCCCAGGACTTATGGAGGTCGGGGTGGGTGGCCCCGTGGTGGGAGGAATGGGCCTCCTACAAGAAGATCTGATTTCCGAGTTCTTGTTTCAG GACTTCCTCCATCAGGCAGCTGGCAGGACCTGAAGGATCACATGCGAGAAGCTGGGGATGTCTGTTATGCTGATGTGCAGAAGGATGGAGTGGGGATGGTCGAGTATCTCAGAAAAGAAGATATGGAATATGCCCTGCGTAAACTGGATGACACCAAATTCCGCTCTCATGAG GGTGAAACTTCCTACATCCGAGTTTATCCTGAGAGAAGCACCAGCTATGGCTACTCACGGTCTCGGTCTGGGTCAAGGGGCCGTGACTCTCCATACCAAAGCAGGGGTTCCCCACACTACTTCTCTCCTTTCAGGCCCTACTGA